TCCAACCCATCTGAACTGTTACTGATTGGTTCCGTCTCACTTTCTGTATGAAGCAGGCTATCTCCCGAGATAAAGTGTTGATACTGAGAAAGTGAGAGGCTGTGAAATGATGATACTGTAATTTAGAGACAGCAACGTAGTTCTTGGAAAAGGAAATCGATCACGCTTCCACTGATTTGAACCCAATTATTAAAGAGCTGCATAGACTTCTGAAGGTCATACCTCTGAGGAGATTCAGTGTTTTGCTTGCACATAAGAAAATGCGAAATAGTGACAAATATGAATCTCTGTCCGCTTATGTAATTCGAAAGTAATTGTGCGAGCTGACGCTCATTTGCAGCTGGTTATTTTATTCGATGATCGTGCGATAAAGTATAAAGCGAGCTCTGGAGTTACTATACAAGTCAAGTGATGTACAAGACAGCCGTGATAACAGAGAATTTCTCAATTGACCTAGTGCCCCAGTAACGGAAGCTGAAAACATCATTTCAATGCACCGCAGCGTTCTCCATGCATCCTGTGGGAAAAATTTTTTACATTAATTTCTGTTTTGCATCTGGCGATGTGAGCTCGATGAGAATGTAAAAGTGTCCCGATCCTCTTACAGGTGCCAAGTGTGTCTGGGTGCTCACCGGTCTTACCTTAATCCAATCGTTTTACAACTACAGACAAGCAGGCCATGGCGAAAACCGACAGCCTATCCCACTAGTTTCGCTCGTCAGAACACAAATATGACAAAAGCAAATCGTATCGTAGAtatttagtttatcttttttttttaacaaatgtgTTTCTTGTTTATGACTTGATGATGAGTGTTATTCTTTCCCTCCTGCAGGTAAGATCACTGTCTACCTAGGTCGCAGAGACTTCGTTGATAACACCACCAGTACTGAACCTGTCGATGGCGTCGTAGTCGTTGACCATGACTACCTCCGGGGCCGCAAGGTCTACGCTGCCGTAAGTGCCCAAACGACTTTGTATtggtaatggaaaaaaaaaaacacagcagATATGCCGGGTGATTTGACTTAATGATATACGAACGACAGACCGATGCTCATACATGGAAGCGACTGACCATAATTCCACTCTACTCAGGAGTTTCAGAGATTCAGTATGGAATTATAGTCCTTTAGATAATTCTcacgatattctttttttttttcccctctgaccaacacactcacatttTCAATAAAGGGATGAtatagaaaggaggaggaagtacATACGATCAGAAGACAATATATTTCATCTTTGAACTCATTACCAGGAAATTAGGGAATTGATAACTGATGGAGTTACAGGAGACTGAAGATCCTTTCACAGTTTGTCTTTGTCAGTTTTGTCACTAAGCAGTAGACTGCCTCAACTTACGTGTGTAATTCAAGTGCCTCGCAGATTTTGTCTTTATTGAATCAATACTAAACGTTTTCTTCTCTCGTGTAACATCCCCAAATAAAAAATGGTCCAGCTTCCACGAAACAAACAGCTGCCTTCAGACCAAGTATTTCCTTCGTCTCTACATTTTCCCAAAACTAATTTCTGAGAGAGACATTAAGGATCCTCATCTCACAAAGCCTCCGTCGCTGTCTGTTGTGATCTAAGGAACACCCCGTCTTCCCTTACAACTGCCGTCTTGTCTCCGTCAGGTTACGGTCACGTACCGTTTCGGCCGCGAGGAGGATGAGATCATGGGGCTGCACTTCAGCAAGGAGTTGCAGCTCACCTGCCAGGAGATCTACCCGAAGGAGGAGAAGATAAAAACGACCGAGGTACAGGAGAAGCTTCTCAAGAAGTTGGGCAGCGCTTCCCACCCCTTCGCCGTCATCATCCCTGAGAACGCCCCGTGCTCCGTCCAGCTCCACCCTGGGTCGGAAGGAACGGTACGAAGTCTTGCCTTTTAAAATTACATACCGCACGGCAGAGTCCTCAAGTAAGGATGCGACTCATGCTACTCTAAATCGTGGATGCTTTCTACGGTCTGAAGTTATTTCCCAGTGGCACACTGTGGTCTTCCTTGTGGTCTCGTCAATATAACGTTGAACAGAACAAAGTAGAATTAAAGCTTCAAATACGTGCTTGAAGAAAGACCATAGAATGTGTACCAATACGATCCTATTCTATCTAAGCTGTATATTGATACGCAACTTGGTACAAATTTACCTGCATTAAGCAAAGTATTTATTAATTACAATGATTGAAAAGTACCTTTATACAGTCCACCAAGACGTGGATCGATATACAGCTGAGATAGAAAAGAACCTGCTTTCGCGAAAGGAAACTTACTAATGTTTGTTCCTAACATGCAACCTATCCACTCAGGCCAAGCCCCTCGGAGTGATCTACGAGCTGAAGGTCTATGTCGCCGACAACACGGAGGAGAGGCCCCACCGGCGGAACTCCGTGACTCTTGCCGTCAGGAAGGTCCAGTTCTCCCCACAGGAACGCTTCAACCGGCAGCCTAGCACCCTCGCCACCAAGGGATTCACCTTTACATCGGGAAAGCTCACCATGGAGCTGAGCCTGGAGAAGGAGCTGTACTACCACGGGGAGCAGGTCAAGCCCGCCGTCACCATATCCAACAACAGCAAGAAAACTGTGAAGGGGATGAAATGCTGTATAATCCAGCATGTGGAGGTCACTATGACCAACGCCCAGTTCAATCGTGAGGTGAGTCTGTCCTCTTTCCGGCAACACCTACTTCTGGTCATTCACTTTCTCATATTTTCTCACCTGCCTCATACATTCCATTATGAGAATGAGCCAATTGTAAAAGCCATACTTATGTTCTACGAGTATTTATCATGCCTGCAAGCGATGCACACTATTTGTGAGTCATGGTCTTGATACCACACTAGCCCGGTGTTGTTGACTGCCTCAGGTAGCGTCGCTGGAGACCCGGGAGGGCTGCCCAATCATGCCAGGCGGCCGCTTCCAGAAGACCTTCCACATCATGCCCCTGGCTGCCAACAGGAACAAGTTCGGCATCGCCCTCGACGGGAAGATGAAGGTAAAGACAAGATCGCTCGATCAATTGCCGTATGATACGAGGGTAAACTACCCCTGCTAGTAAGGGGCAAGATGAGATGTTAAGCACTTGTAAAACTGGAAAATACGCTGAGATCCATGCCTAATTTACTAGTAGGAAAATATCACCATAGCTCCTGCCCTCCTCCTACAGGATACCGACGCCAACTTGGCCTCATCCAcggtgatgaaggaaggaaccAACCCCAACGACGCCCTGGGTATCGTGGTCTCCTACAGCGTCCGCGTCCGCATTAACTGCGGCGCCCTTGGTGGGGAGCTGGTGGCCGACCTGCCCTTCAAGCTCATGCATCCCGCCCCTGGTAAGTAACACTGCCACCGGTGACCGACCTGCCCCCAAAAAGTACGACATCCAGTTACTAAAAGCGTATCGTAATTAATTCTGACGATGTGTATCACCGGTCTTAAGTGATGGTAGTAAAACAAACACTTTTCCGACAGTCTTTGATGTTCTCAGAATATCCTTGAAATGATGAGAACTCTTTCACTCACATAATGACTAGTAATAAAACCTCAGGTAGTTCCTCGTTTCACCGAGAGCAGGAGAGAGTTATATGAATGACGAATGAGAACGAAGCCAATTTCTTGAACTTAATGTGTTTAAACCCTTACAGGGCAACAGTTATCCCAAAGTAACGTAGATATAGGTAAACTGTACTGACCATTTTCTCTCGTCTACAGACTGCGTGAAATCCCAGAGCGAGGACATTGAGTTCGAGGACTTCGCCCGTCTACGTCGCGGGGTGAGCCTCGACAACCAGCTGTAAACACCTCGCCCAGCACGGCCGAGGTCTCCTACAGAATCATCTCCtcgctccttcctccctccgtgcATCGCACGCcgacctctgcatcatcagccagcagcagcagtggcccACCCTGTCCTCGTAAGAGCGACCCCACGGCGCTTTACCAGCAACGTTTATCTAACCATCGTCGTCAACTGACCTCGAACGAACGAAAACGATAATGACGACTAACAAGTATTTGCTAATCAGCTTACAATCAGTAACCATAAGAGGAAAAACCCTCGAGGCTCCGTCTTCAACACACAATACATCGCCTCTGCTGGAGCGTGCATCCTAGGGGCTCCATTAGCGAATGATCTCCCTAGAGATCCAGCAGCTAAGGACCTCCTCTAGAGCTCCGGTATGGAAAGACCTCCCCAAACAGCTCCATCAGCAGGACTTTCCCAAGGAGTTCCAGCAGCGAATGACCTCCCAGAGGGCTCTAGTAGCGACAGGGTTCCCTAGAAAGCTCCAGCGGCGAAGGATCTCTCCAGAGAGCTCGCAATAAGAGGACCTCTCGAGAGAGCTCCAGCGGTGAAGGCAGACCCCTATATAGAGCTCCAGTAGCTTAAGACCTCGCCACTTTCGTCGAACTGCTAGTGAACCTCAGTGAACTCCTGAAGACAAACCCTACAAATGGGGGGCCTACAATCAGCTTCGAAGGTCCGCCACCGAGACTCAGACCCAGATGGGGTCTTCAAGATCTACAGGGTTCGTACACTCGCTGAAGACTCGAAAATTTAGACCCCTTTCTTCGGGCCCATTTAGATTCATTTATTGAACTGAAGAAACATTATCTTACATTCACACTATCAATTTCGAAGTAGAATTAAATAAATGCCTTGGAGGTGAGGTAAAGATGGTAAAGTTCAAAGCAACATTTATCTTTAAGACATGTTTCTCCAGGACCTGAGGTCGAAACTCATACCACATCGGACTTATCAAGCCTGAattttaatctaaaaaaaaaatcactctgtCGCTGACCCGTACGAACCCTGCTACAGAAACTCTCACGTTGGTACCTGATAGTTCAACACCCGCGTCCTGATGATCATCACCCGCCACCTGCAAACTTTTACGTTGTTAGCAACAAAATTAAGGACGGGAACTACCAATCTCCCGTTGATGTCATAATAAATCTATGCCCTAAATGTGTGTTGCATTATTTCCATCTCCCAGATGATCAGATGCTTTGCAGATGAGACCCCAAGTCAGTGAACTGAAAGGGTTGGAAGAAGATTAAACGAGCCAGTTGAATCAGTGGCCAACTACAGCACCAGTCCTTCTACAACCACTCACGTTTTAATCACAAACAGCTTTGTTAGGACTCACTGATCTGACAATGTTTGACTTCCACTGTATTAAATGATACCTAATGCAATACCTACTAACCCAATCATCAATGGTAATACCTACTCACAGACTCCAGTTTACAACgggtcaccaacaaccacaattcATAATATTTACCCACCCACGAGTACCATACGCTAAGGTGCCATACGTTATCCTCAGTCAACTACCATCATACCTACCTAATCGTACACCCATCTGTAGTATAGCATCTACCCGCCAAAAGTCCAACTCCTACAATGGAAATCTCTCATTTTCCTGAAGAGCAAATGCCTATAAACAGACGCCATTGAGTACGATTGAAATACGACAGTGTTTAAGCAGTTACAGCAGTTCTGTTTAACCACAGTTACCCTAACACTACATACGTACCCACTTATTTACGATAATACTACACAAAGTTGCCATATGTTGAACTAAAAGAACAACGTTAATCAAGAGCGATGACGGCGTGATTCTTCCGGAGCCGAGACCAAAAACAAGAAGCGGCCATCTTAGCTTCTCCCCCTGGCGCGCGCGTCCCTGCCGAAACCCAATGTTAGTGCTGGTAATGGAAGCCCAAGACAGACTCAGCTCGGAATGTGGCTAAATATAGAATAAAACAGCTTACCGGTGTGCGTGAGTGTAGTCATGTGAACCAGTCGGAGGGAGACTCTCCAATTAGCAGTAAATGGATTACAGGGAGTATATAGAGGCAGAGTTGGGGTGGGGACGCCATCCCGCTGTTGTTCTTCGTTGAGCAAActcaaagcgtctctctctcgcAACTTCTCGTAAGAGAAAAAAACAACCAACTTCGATGGTGAACGCCGTGAAGGTCTTCAAGAAAACCGCCCCTAATGGTATGTGAATCGctgtgtgggagagagtgagtagtattgtagacaaaaaaaaaaggtctggtaAACTATGGTTGCATTTCCGTACTGTTTCATGGTAATGTTCAACGAGCACAGATAATATCGCAGGATATTCCAACCTatcaacacttttttttatctcaaTTCATAAAAACTGACAGGTGCAATGTGAATGTGCACCGTATCTGTTCGGGTGGTGACTTGCAATGAAGGTATGCAGAAAAATAATTCATCATTATTAGTCCTTTAAGATctaacttttttcatatatataacgCAGAAGGATATGTGGTTCCGTGTGTTTCATGTATTCAAAATGCTGTAACATTCTCGTAGTTCTTGAATTCATCATGAGTATCTAACATCTAGCAGCAAAATACCGTATCATACGGTAACAAAGCTAGGTTTTTTCAGTGTTATGAGTTACGCTTTCTATCCATTGCCATATTCTGCTCATAACCCACATATACCGTAAAGTTATCTCCGTACACTGTCGGATTTTCCTTCGTAGTCTACAACTACGATGAACACCAAAATAGAGGAAAAATgcctatattcttttttttcctgttttcgaTTACAATATTTCATCTATGTTATTTGGCTGTGAATTCTGATGTGTGCTTCTTTACTGCTCATCTTAGAACACGCATTATTTAACCCCCATGAGCAGGACAATACGACCATTGAATACGACAATAAGTCACTTGCTTTTGATGGTGCAGCCTCTGAGGGTCGTTTCGTCATGTTCTATAGGTTAAAGCGAGCAGAGGCCAACACCAAATTATGTATATCTTCAAAAACAATTCCaatatatcaaaaacattttttcttaACACCATAAAGATAACAAAATTCGAATTAAGTCTGCAGTCATGGATAGAAGTTAAATCTCTCTTTACAAATACTGAAATATTCAAACTATTTCAGTCATGCAACCAAATCATCATACAGTTGTGTGAATCATACTTTACGTGGTGCATACTGTTCTTAATGATGGTTCTGACAACGGCCGCCACATATCACCTGTCTTTCCCTCCTGCAGGTAAGATCACTGTCTACCTAGGTCGCAGAGACTTTGTTGATAACACCACCGGAACTGAACCTGTCGATGGCGTCGTAGTCGTTGACAATGACTACCTCCGGGGCCGCAAGGTCTACGCTTCCGTAAGTACCCCCTTACCAAAACTCGTTTTCTCTGAAAAATCCACACACcccaaccttcctcaacctcagcGCATCTTTGTGGACTTGTTTACTTGAATTAGCAAGATGACAATGTTTCTAGGTCTAATTCTATTGGTTGTATACATGTGCCAGATCAGCGTAAACCCTTTCCAACAACGCTAAAGATAGCTGTGTTACATATTCTAATTTCAGCCAAATTCTAAATTTTCAATTTCATCGTCAAATCAATTTGGCTAATATCCCTACATTATCACCGCATCCTCATTACCCATCACACAAACTCTGTGTCCGACATAATGGAGTACTAATAACTGCAATTATTCCAGTTATTCTGTCCTCATACACAGTTCTTAACATATTGAACACCCAAAGGAGTGTTCGAATTTTTCGACTGGTGGGTTATACCTTGACAATGCGCTTGTTCAAATAACAGACCAATCTAACACAACAGTTTCCAATGCAAGGCCTAGGTAGCACACCAAACATATTAACAGATAACCCAAACAACTGAAAGGTGATGCAGTAACCAACAAAAGTGCAGTTCCATGGCTCTTAAcgacgtgagcacgacggtacgaccctttagcatgacgggacgacccttaggtatgataaaCAGCCTGGTCTTTGACATGATCATACCCAAGTGTTGTTAcgtcgtggttaaggatcgtacagAGGCGCGCATGGGATTAAATGCCACCACCAATGGGTTAACTAGTGATGGCGGTTAGGATATCATAGCCTGTGCTTATGTATTTATGCTGGTGTCTGTATCAAGAGACATATTTACACAATATGAATACTAGATCTTTAATACTACATTCATTACCCGTTACTACTCTACCACGAACCAACACATCCCCTTTCTCGTACCTAATAAACTCGAGTAGAtttgtctttcccccccccccatctaacTTGTGACgactcacccacctccccgtcTGTCTCCTTCAAGGTTACGGTCACGTACCGTTTCGGTCGCGAGGAGGATGAGGTCATGGGGCTCTCCTTCAGCAAGGAGATGCAGCTGGCTAGCCAGCAGATCTACCCAAGCACCATCCAGTCCGAACCCAATGGCGTCCAGGATAGGCTTATAAAGAAGCTGGGCGCCAATGCCTACCCATTCGCCGTCACCCTCCCTGAACACGCTCCCTGCTCCGTTCAACTGCACTCCGGAGAGGATGAAAGCGTGAGTGTTTATATCTTAATCTCATCTAAGCTGAGCACCACCGATCATGTGATGACCATTCctgcacttatttacatttagGTACCAAGGCATGTCATTGCAAATGATGTCTACCAATGCACTAAGTTGCAGTAACAAAGTACAAGCACAATTATTGATACAAAATATGgcatttgtcaaaaaaaaaagtctttcacaAAAATCATCTAAGCGTGTAATCATAATGCGAAGAAGTGTCTTTCTAAGCTACTGGCGAGGCTCCGATGATGTTGCCTCGACCTTGAGGAACCTAACATTTCTACCAACGTTTTTGTCTCCCTGGAACAGACCAAGCCCCTTGGTGTCATCTACGATCTGAGGGTCTTCGTCGGGGACAACTCCGATGAGAAGCCCCACAGGCGTAACTCCGTTGCCCTCGCCGTCAGGAAGGTGCAATTCTCTCCCCCCGGCGGAAGCAAGCGTCAGCCCAGCACCCTGGTGTCCAAGGGCTTCGCTCTCTCCTCCGGCAAGCTGAACATGGAGGTGACCCTTGACAAGGAGCTCTACTACCACGGTGAGCAGGTCAAGGCCACCTTGAGCGTCAACAACGCCTCCAAGAAGACGGTTAAGAACGTCAAGTGCGCTGTCATCCAGCACGTTGAGCTCACCATGACCAACAACCACTTCAGCCGCGAGGTgcgtctctactctctctctctctctctctctctctctctctctctctctctctctctctctctctctctctctctctcttcctcatctggCTAACCTGAATCACTCGTCCAGCAAAAACTGCTTGAAAAAAAGAACTATTTTTCTCTGGTAGGAACAAACACAATATGCCTATATAAAGTACCGTACATAAATCATTTTACATGAAGTATACATTTTTCTTACTTCGGTGGGATATTACTGTCTGACGAAGGGTGACTCCACCGGCAGGTTGCCTGTCTCGAGTCCAAGGAGGGTTGCCCCGTCACCCCAGGAAGCAACCTCCACAAGACCTTCAACCTCACCCCAGTTGCCTCATCCAACAAGAACAAGTATGGCATCGCCCTGGACGGAAAGCTCAAGGTAAGATGACCGGGGCAGAGATGGCCCGTCTCTGAGACTGTATCACGAAATACCAcaatgatgtataatgtataattctGAAATACATGACAGCGGGGAAACAcatgccaagaaaaaaaaaaggtcttagtTAACACATACAGGAAAGCAAAGCTTCCTGCATAGTCCAGActggtagttacacacacacacacacacacacacacacacaccgagttaACCGATGAGGACCCACCTATCTCTCCGGCAGGATACCGACGCCAACTTGGCCTCCTCCACCATAGTCGCCGCCGGGAAGAACGCCAACGATGCCCTTGGTATCGTGGTGACCTACTCCCTCCGCGTCAAGCTGAGCTGCGGTGCCATCGGCGGCGAGCTGGTCGCCGACCTGCCCTTCAAGCTCATGCACCCAACCCCTGGTAAGGCCAAGGCTCAAGCCCTTCGAGTTACTTGCACCCCCAACCCTGGTAAGGCTCAGCCCTTTCCGGGGGTGGTAGCCTTTATATCTAACCTAATGGGTCttgatttctttcttcttttttcttaagaCGGGAGGGTTAGTTAGGCTGCATAGGTGGACTCAGGAGCCGATCAGGTTAGGTGGAGATAACCTTATCTGAACATGTCAAGCTGTGGGATAGAGTGACTGAACTAACTGTAATAATAACTGGCAGTACCCTCACACTACCCAGTGCGATAGTTGTTTAAAATCTGCTCATCATTTCTCTAAACATGAGAAATGTTCTTCATCTTCTAACATCATCTGGGATTCTGTAGTAACTCCTAGCGCTTATCTGTTACACTAGAAACCTTAAAATACTTCTGATGAATATAGAATCCAATAAGACCCCCCCTAGGCTGAGCGGGATCACTACGATTTTCCGAATCTTCACGATACCAAAGTTTCAATACCTAAAACTGGAAATATTCTATGTTCTAAGTGGCCAATATAATCAGGGAAACGTACGTAATTCTGGGTTGAATCGATTCACGAATGCTTCGGAACATTTTGGTTATCCCGGCTGAACAGTGGTCTTAAACTCCCTTGAGGTGACCGTACCTACAAGCCTAACGTGGCTGGCTTGGTTTCTCCTGCAGGTGCCACCATCAAGGCCCGCCCTGACGCCGGCTACGCCGGCGGCGAAGACCTCGAGTTCGAAGACTTCGCCCGCCTGCGTCGCGGTGAGAGCGTTGACCAGAACTAAGGTCACTAGGTCCGCATGGTCTCGTCCCTCcctcttctattcttttttcACCCGCTCCCAAGATCACAGCCCCATCTCGCCCGACCCAACCCTTTCCCTCGCCAAAACCTGCAGAACCTTCACGACTCACCGATCGAACGAACGAACGACACGGGATATTTTCGACACGATGACGACGGTGTGCTGAGCTCTTATAGCCTCTGCGCGCTGCACGTTCAGTTCTAAGTCACTTGTGTTGTCAGACCGCACTGCCCGCGTCATCAGCCCCACGCCCAGGTCTCCGACCTCCACGGGGTCTCACAGGCCCTGAAGAGAGGCCCTACATCACCATCCAGGGTCACAGTGTGGGAGTTCCGGAGCTTCGAACCATCTGGAGGCTTCGTCTCAACCCGGCACGGGCAGCCTGCGTTCTTCTTGTGTTTTGTTTTATGTAGTTTTGGTTTGGTTGTTATCAGTGATGCCTTGTAAGAAGTGTATTTTACCTATTACtattttgttttttaagtatcaGTTGTTATGTTTAAAGACAAAAAATCCACTAATCATGTAAATGTTTAATTTGCAGATGTAATTCTGGTATTTCAAGTAAATTGGCAATTTTATTTTGTTAttgaatagatatttttttctaacCTCTCCTTCAACAAATCTCCCATCACATATAACTGAGGAACCAGTGGGAGCCCATGGGTTAAGTCTATGGAAAACGTAAACATGTCAAGAAAAAGTGAGTCATTCTTCAAAGGCTGTCTTAATTTTTCTGTATCTACTTTACCAAACAAATGATACAGGTTATTAGAAAGTCCTCATAACAAAATCGGTCTAACTCACATGTTGTTGAGCTACCCTAATTCCTCGGAGAGGAGACGTGAGCTGATAATGAAACTCGCATTCCTTGTTGGACGACTATGCTGAAGCGCTGAAACAGAAAgttggatcctctctctctcgtcttcggtTTTCAGAGAAAGAAAAATCAGTTTGATGTATATACTGTCTCTGGATCGTGTGAATATCATgaaaccatcatccacaccattaAAGTGATGGTTATCATTATACcttttatcattagtatcattataattatcatcattatcatggcgTTTGTAGCTTAGAAATATTTCCTCTGAGTCGAAGGCTAGGATCCGGGAAGGTGGAACACtctccttaccttacctaacttttCAGGCTTTTGCCAATTATAGCTTTGGTAAAGTGCTTGCTATGGTACCCGTGAATCACTGGGTACTTCAATGTACTTGTGGTAGAAAGTAAGACGAGCAAGATATCTTGgtcgaaaaagaaaatgacaaatgatACAACAGACCTTATCTAGAATCTCACGCACTAGGTCATGTACACTCAAGCCGTGCGTGGAATACAACGCACTAGGTCATGTTCACTCAAGCCGTGCGTGGAATACAACGCACTAGGTCATGTACACTCAAGCCGTGCGTGGAATACAACGCACTAGGTCATGTAAACTCAAGCCATGCATGGAATACAACGCACTAGGTCATGTACACTCAAGCCGTGCG
This portion of the Panulirus ornatus isolate Po-2019 chromosome 48, ASM3632096v1, whole genome shotgun sequence genome encodes:
- the LOC139763998 gene encoding uncharacterized protein, translating into MVNAVKVFKKNAPNGKITVYLGRRDFVDNTTSTEPVDGVVVVDHDYLRGRKVYAAVTVTYRFGREEDEIMGLHFSKELQLTCQEIYPKEEKIKTTEVQEKLLKKLGSASHPFAVIIPENAPCSVQLHPGSEGTAKPLGVIYELKVYVADNTEERPHRRNSVTLAVRKVQFSPQERFNRQPSTLATKGFTFTSGKLTMELSLEKELYYHGEQVKPAVTISNNSKKTVKGMKCCIIQHVEVTMTNAQFNREVASLETREGCPIMPGGRFQKTFHIMPLAANRNKFGIALDGKMKDTDANLASSTVMKEGTNPNDALGIVVSYSVRVRINCGALGGELVADLPFKLMHPAPDCVKSQSEDIEFEDFARLRRGRKKQPTSMVNAVKVFKKTAPNGKITVYLGRRDFVDNTTGTEPVDGVVVVDNDYLRGRKVYASVTVTYRFGREEDEVMGLSFSKEMQLASQQIYPSTIQSEPNGVQDRLIKKLGANAYPFAVTLPEHAPCSVQLHSGEDESTKPLGVIYDLRVFVGDNSDEKPHRRNSVALAVRKVQFSPPGGSKRQPSTLVSKGFALSSGKLNMEVTLDKELYYHGEQVKATLSVNNASKKTVKNVKCAVIQHVELTMTNNHFSREVACLESKEGCPVTPGSNLHKTFNLTPVASSNKNKYGIALDGKLKDTDANLASSTIVAAGKNANDALGIVVTYSLRVKLSCGAIGGELVADLPFKLMHPTPGATIKARPDAGYAGGEDLEFEDFARLRRGESVDQN